The genome window gccacaggttgtctgcacccgctcctaaggtcaaaggtcaaagttaccaggccttcggtggtgatgtcattagcacgcacggatgtgagcctttgaaacaccaccgaggtggggtggtactttaggtgctacagagggtgtagaggtagttaacgccctctcaaggacattaattttaataattcctttagcgtctgtatcagtcaggtcaagccccaaaacaacataaaagggaagatgggcacaacttaccagagtatgttgtctgcatccgacaccaatggttcagggttgagtcgtaacaaatatagaggttattaccacggtaatagctattgtgtcccccgtaattaatcacactgcacaggtcaaaaaataagtcttgctatcccctttgacccagtctatttaaagtccgctgtatgttcttagacacttgtcagtcactgtcgtcaggaaggatgaactgagacacaaagacagtagaacacgcccaagggataaacggggataaacatcaaacttttcacttaatgtaacgacacagatagttatgctgcaaacaagcaagaaaaactaagaaacatttagcatactggattggtctcacacaaggatatacaatatagaagttgaaaagagtaatgtaggtagaaaatctctctcgtctcctgggctgaggggcagatgttgtggcgatgtcagcaatgacatccgttggtaatctgtcaggttcttcagctgtagtgcagagggagaggtggtaccaggtgtcccctccaccagccagtcgaagggcgtgggacgtccgttccacgaccttgaagggaccagtccacctgagctccatccacttgcgtttgatgaccttgatcttgaccctctcagcgggcggaagggaatctgtacagaagaactggcacacaaattctgcaattttttgtgtaaaataccattttggttttacgctgagtcctccttccatggggggctgctggtcctgtgaatggctgacctgtatgcaactcatagggtgaaaaactcaaagggcggtaaaacagttttattcacggaccttcgaatgatcattaacgctaattgcaacatgtcaatccaattatatttggtctgtgcacagattttagccaattagtttttgatgttctggtccatcctttcgaccttaccttgggactcaggatggtaccccaaacctgtgttctagtccgaaagccttttcgaccaaggctaagtgagtattttcttaatggttgccgttgtctgacctaatctttttggggaaaccatgttggggtactaggtcattcacaagtcatttaattactgatattgcatcctcttttgaggttgttgttgcttccggccaaccactgtgattgtcaacacaagtcagtacgtaccttttcccttgtaccgtattgatcatatcagtgaagtcaaagactatacatggttcaccctcacctcctccattttctaaatttgatctattaaactactatcgatgtgtaaaatcgttattttcaaattaaaattagttataacttcttacccacgggaaaaacgttaaaactatggaatgtgtcaaagtcggatgattgtcgattttgttccaaggagtctgtatccaccctcactcacccccttctgtttctgaaaaaaggactgtgttagtcatactatcactttcagaaacatctcagaaaaaggtcagctaatagtcaagtagcggaggacaggtcatgtttgaggtcaatgattgtctctttagcctctatggtccactggggggtggtgttagggtaggggaccccttagcactatcacaattaactcaaactcaactaaaccctagcttttatgtaacttattcaatatggtgaaagtaacaaatatgcttatatttatattgtcaccaatactagaaaaatactacccttgtggcgaatgctttagcaatagtattttgaaattttaccacacctggtagccccaataattcattaagtcaagctcatgttgtagaaagttgaatgatgcggacacgtttgttactgaatactttctatcagacttctgtcttgacgactatgtgtatgtaatgagcaactataattatttgatatgcttaaatgtgtaatgtgtcgttttagctcagctgttgtgtagctgctagctcctcgtagcctacaggtgtctaaagtgcagcccatagttatgtgtttaacataaccatgggctaaacctaaacaattgaaaatgtggtatttgggtgtcggtgtaatgtttggcagctacgccgtgtcttatcattggacctaagttctttggttttgtaggcgagacagagagcaagggaacaatgtgggacacaattgtgtccatcttataccatgctagctgttgcaaagataggtcaacatgagcagccacaccttgagttccaacatatataaataatcataacatatggcgagtcgggtggcagaacacacggaagcatctcagtcagtcagggttttcaccgttagagccattcctgttgtttcaggctgtggtatgcttggtagtggtgtcgcagctgggtggttcagccgtcaggtaacaccaggaatgttccttctttgcgatttgaatgtcagggtacagtctgtaaaggaggtccagcaatctgaaccggaagtggtttggtgacagttaaccttcttgtgaccccagcgaagccttcgacctttaaagaggaagcacacagttttttttggtacctctgcattcagaatcgaatgggtggctgataaaattgtccgttgacactcatgtccagcaggggtcctgtcggtacttcctgctgcggctcctgatgtgggcgtcctcttacacgccttcgtgttcgtttgttggcacgacggaacctttcctgttcggaaatgttcggacagtcactactccagtgaccaggctggtcacagccgaaacagtgtctaccccagaccggctttgaagcatcgtgttgtccaccacccgagtccaaccgcacgtctgttgaggattctttcctccacctgttggaactcaaaagcaaggtcacccactgctgaatataccctagctgatctttgaccttttggttcttttaaccttttatcttcagcgatctgtaatttaagtagtcgtttccttgttgctctgtcattagccctattttgcatgggatgaataaaatatcctgccatatattgtttttggcaccgtgtatatcagggttaactttgtccaaagtgtttggccaaaggttccctcccggaggtacaggtgggaaacaaggtgaacaatggcttgcatgtatgcatcggcaagagacttatattaaagtaggcccctataattgtcatgtgtcaaaaatgtctggtgtgcaccgccctctgctggaggaaaatggtcagacttgcaaaataagcggttaatactttctcttttaacgttgatgttccaggtaatttaatgttcagtgaatgtataggataggccgatgtcgttgtggcgtgtacagccctttgagacacttgtgatttaggactatatagataaacattgattgattgattgattgatggttgatggttgatggttgatggttgatggttgattatatgaccaaaatgaacttatttcatttattcattcattttccatcgcactcatagttttattccattttgcatctaattattcctattgatttcttcccatttcactcaaacaactaaacaaacaaataaacaaacttgcagctaaccacaatcaacagcataccatttacgaatactttcatttgtcactttctcatctttctttcactttcgttttcctttacgaACAACCTCCTGTTCCCtaactcttccttacacttcacacaatgtttctattttctgttgtcctagaaaccattcacgtaacgtaaggttataaacatccttttcccctattgttaatgtcatttgtcaaaaatgtctgccgtaggaaaatggacagacgtgtagaaggggttaattttcggaggcaagatcaatcttagagggggcgtgttaatacctccttctcttgtcactggagtagggggcggtgtcagtcaaagtctgggcgggtcgtttgaattgtcttgcgcatgcgcggcagacaaaaaaaacaatcagttcattctgtcattaatcatcgtttcttttgctgcatttcgtttttccacgtaatccccgtttacttttatcatacgccaaactcttaaattctctccctgagtgttccattttcaccagcgcacacacacacacacacacacacacacacacacacacacacacacacacacacacacacacacacacacacacacacacacacacacacacacacacacacacacacacacacacacacacacacacacacacacacacacacacgagcgtgcgtaagcactcccactcacacactctctgcgtttcactttaccataaaacttccagttactttttttattttttattttttattttattttaccagacgtttgagttcacgacttttcgagtattgtaaactccctcttaaccctttcaaggaacgttctccttttttttttttttttctctacctgctagttccattgtcgacaaccgtccattcaattgatcattgaatggtagccaatcatcacattttgccccgccgccatcacatttctgtttgtcacactccaaggccattgtgtctatattttcttaattctagtgccctcaacgcaaagggatctttcaacccggttccttagttttagtgtcttatcacactgggatctatcaacccgcttccttagttttagtgtcttatcacactgggatctatcaacccgcttctttagttttagtgtcttatcacactgggatctatcaacccgcttctttagttttagtgtcttatcacactgggatctatcaccccgttgctcttttaggcggcgaccaactacccagggtgagccacacccaactattagttcactcgtcaatgaaactgcccgtcacggtaatcgagacacaatgccgtgagttgcacactccaaggccattgtgtctatattttcttaattctagtgccctcaacgcaaagggatctttcaacccgcttccttagttttagtgtcttatcacactgggatctatcaacccgcttccttagttttagtgtcttatcacactgggatctatcaacccgcttccttagttttagtgtcttatcacactgggatctatcaccccgttgctcttttaggcggcgaccaactacccagggtgagccacacccaactattagtttactcgtcaatgaaactgcccgtcacggtactcgagacacaatgccgtgagttgaccacttatttacaattttaatgcaatggcaggctcggcaaaaatgcaatcaatctatcgaaatcacagctctgcgtctggggtacaatatagtgtttgacttacagacttcaggacagactcctaacgcagattttatctaaaaagaaaggttctgctcaccttgaattggccaattgagtctgtccagaagattgcaagaagtcatcgatcaacagcgtgccatcccggacgagcccccaaattgttgcgtcgacagctcttcctcccaaggaagtcaaagtctgctgtccactcccaagttcttttaatggcaaataagctgatgttaaattgaccaccaaaagcagtagttggtatttcgttgtttattgtcaaagctttggcaataatgagaccaatccagcacccaagcgttccctagcccggtccagatcggtctgccTTCCTCTCACTCTTCCTGTGTCTTCCACCCTCTTGTTTTGTCTACCGCTTGCATTCCAGAAGCTCCAAGGCCTCAAACACACAGTCAACCTTTTACTAACCAGACAATTTGGAaaagcactagctgttttgtaatatgactacggaagtaaaaaataacacaaaatatggatatatggaaaatatcttgTTCCatcactatctatctatctatttataatGATATTCTAATAATtacatattttgattattttaagcatacgcagcgcattaatttaaaaaacgcatcacgtttgctttgtttttctgttttttggacaggacaaaaaaaaaagtattgtagcttgctacaattccccGAGGATAGCTTCCTCTGTATCTTAGCTACAATTTATtgtaacaggcccagagcataatactacttgcttgacagtagggatgatgttcctgggattaaaggcctcaccttttctcctccaaacatattgctgggtattgtggccaaacagctaaatttgtgtttcatctgaccacagaactttcctccagaaggtcttatctttgtccatgtgatggtaaaatgaaacaaaaatgtttcattaaaaatttcaggttcattctTATACttataaaacctgttcgcaggcctgatgcggccctcgggccgtacgtttgacatcacTGCTGTAGTATGTACAGTAATGTCTTAAATGTACGCAGAACATCATTATTCTCTCTGAActgtctaaattccagcatcaaggctTACTAGATGTACATTTGATTGCAGGGTGTAATGTTTCTTTCACATCCATGCTCAAAGAAGTTTCAACTAACAGACAAGTCAGCTACAGACGCTTGGCAGCGACACATTCTATTTATTTACCAGACAGTACCTTTCTGCTTAAACCAACATTTGGCAGGTTAGTTGATTATAAAAACACTCAACATATTtagtgtatttgtttatttattaacaaGATACCACTGCAACATTTTCGTCTTTGTTTCTACAGTGAGGTCGAATCCAAGATTTCATCTCTCAATCTTACCCATGTTGACCTGGTGAATCGAACCTGGAAGTATGGCGGGGATGAACGTGGATGCAACTTAATTATGTTTCTCATCAGCAACTTCCCATCATACTGCATCACTGATGATCAGGGTCAGCCTGTATCCTGGGTTCTGGTGTATGACTACTTGGCAATCGGGGTTTTGTATACGCTGCCCAAGTACAGACAAAAAGGTTATGCCACAGTGTTGGTCCATGCCATGGCCCGCAGACTCCTTGCTGACGGCTACCCAGTGTTCTGCCAAATTGAGGAGGAGAATATTAAATCCCAAAAGCTTTTCAAAAACTTGGGATTTACTGAGGATCCGTCATATAGAGATGTATGGTTTGAGTACAACATCTAAAATGTTTGTCCTGTATAGAAGCTAACACACAATCAAATTTCTGATGCAACTTACACAATAATATCATGTGTAGTATTTCCCATTTCTGCAAGATCACTTTTCAGCCGTTTCCTGAATTGTTGTGAACTTTGTGTTGATATAATAAATTGTCATGGACAATCCAGAAGGACATTTAGGTCCTGATTTACTAAAGATTGACATGCAAACCTAAAAGCACACGCAAAACTGATCTATTAaaagtgtgcaaagtggattgcgtctgatAAGTGAGCTGAATAAGGCATGCtttccattttgcgtctctgtcttcattaatatgcaaaacataTGCCCACAATACAGGGAGacgaaaatgcaaatataattacttAGCACACGCTATGTAAATTAATCAACagtcatcaccgttttgcgaacactattttgcgttttattcaGCACGTGTCAGAAAGACGTGTacactgacagttccacacttggctgcaggatcagtgcttgcgCTGCACAGACTGacgatggacagacgagaatcctctgTCCTACGTGTGTGTCTTTTCAGCAtcaaaattgtattattttgtggcTGCTAGGGGATTTAAAGGGCTAATTAAACTTAtttcaattgatgcattttggtgtcctcTAGTATTTCCTAATGACGTTCGTTTTATTCACATCGAATATAAATTACTAAAATATTTCTCATATGAAAAACAATTCTTGAAGTCTTGAGCTGAGTAAGTGCAGCCTccctcccatgcaccttcagcggtaaaaaaaaagaaaaaaaagttgtgtcaatgtagatgcactgcatgactgcttctaaaatgcccataaaaagtagtaCATTAATCCTGCAATGTTCAAAATATAgtaaaacgccacaggtaggagcatgagaGAGTCTCTCTGGTGTTGACACTAAAGTAcgtgcaaaatcctcatttaaataaggcggtctccaCCACTtacaattgtacacgcagtcttagtagatcacacgcaacacacccactaatattacacactattttatagtttgTACACACTGTTTACGGTGTGATATTTGAATCTTAGTTAATTAAGGCCCAAATTCGGCTGAAAACCTGCACCAAGATGGAATGATTTTAATTTTGCATATAAACACAAAGGATCCCTGATAAAGAACAGTTTAGAACAGTTTTACATGATTTACAATATGATAAATATGTATAATGTGCATTAGTTAGGGACATGGCGTGTCATCACTTTATAAAACTGCAAACATGCAGTATTGCGGTAGGTGTTgggtttatttttaatgtttaaagTGGTGGTTTGTTATCAATAACTGATTGTGTGTGAATGAGATTATATTATTTGCATTAGGTGATGAAAGACAATGACTTTATTATCTACCTGTATTCCCAtgtacactaaaaaaaaaaaatacaaacatgcaGCATTGCAGTAAATGTTGGGTTTATTTTTAATAACagattgtttgtgaatgacaccTCATCATTTGCATTAGGTGATGACAGAAATGACTTTATATAGccacatatactgtactgtattccAATGTGCTCCAAAATGTAATGGTTTCTTgttacacacacaccatctattcatctaaaataaaagcatgcatttccACTCATTTTGCTCACTTGTACCTTAACCTTATCCACTgaggttgttttaaaaaaaatatatcatagGCCCTTGGTGATTGTCAAATTCGCCAGCCTATAGTTTATTAaaccagtggtcaccaaccttttcggtCCCAAGATCTCTGGTCTCAGCCGAAAACCAAAGCAATACCTACCAATGCGTCCAGACCGGCGGCTCACCTTTACGGAACCTTGTTTGTGGAAGACAGGGCAGATCTTCCAGAAGAGCACCCCATTGCTGGAGAGTGGAAGTCGGTTGATTGCTTGCTAGAAAGCGTGGGTGCATTTCTAATGATGCATTCCCAATATACAAGTACTCACATGCAGGAAGATGCTAGAGCGAATCTGATGCGTTGCAACagtcagccttaatgcattgttgcagctcgaTGATTTATGAGCATGTCATGCTATGCGCGTTTGCGAGATGAGCGGGTGAAGTGTGCCGCCATACTTGGGGGGGGTGTAGCCGCGATGTCCAGAGCGGAAGATTTGAGACTGAAGAGAGAGCGGCGGCCTGCGGGTGTGTTCAGGGCTTAAAATGCGTGCCTGTTTGCGAGTCTGTAATTCACTCTCCGGGTgggggtgtcactgatgtcatattaatacattattttttttcaaaaatgttcacTGAAAATCAGTTGAAAGTGTTGAAAGCAAAGACTACAAATATGCATGTGAAATTCAGCTAATAGTAATCAGTAAGGTATGTACACACAAATAGTTAAGGAGTAACACAATTATTTACCTTAATCTAACCTTAATAAATAGATATACAAGTGCAGTAGGGTTGTGGGAAACATTCTGCtcttaaatatgtaaaatattgctaccaaaaatttataaaatgttgaacattttgAATAAGTTTTGAAAAACAAACTTGTTAAATCACTGACAAACTGAGTAGTGAATAAAAAGAAAGAGCAAAAGTGATTGAAAAAAGTAATTGGGTGAACAGGTTTGGGTCTGGTTTaaaaaaacttgttttatgtACGCCCTCAGGGAGTCAGGGTTTCCCCTTTTTGCATGGTAAAGGCTGACCCTTACTGACCCCACATAAAACCCATCATGGTGGAACAAGACATCCCCCAAACttcttgtataaaaaaaaaaaaaaaaattcctcgcCTTCATGTCTACCAACTGTGACTATAGAGGCAATAACTTTCCTGGCAGATcaaatatagtaaatatatagATTATTGTTTTCACACATTTCCtgtcaaattaaatatatataaatcatatCTTATTAAAATCATAGAGGCCAGAAGGCGGGGCATACACACCGGAAGCCAGGGGGCGGACATACACACCGGATGACAGGGGGCAGGGCTTAGAGGTCATAAATCATTTTGATTGATGGGTTTTTGACAGTTTGACAGAAAGTGGGTCCTATATTCTCTTCTAGTCAGTgatgtgaagtgaagtaaattatatttatatagcactttatagtgaaacccattatggtaaatggtaaatggtaaatgggtcgtacttgtatagcgcttttcaacctttttaaggaactcaaagcactttgacactattttccacattcacccattcacacacacacattcacacactgaaggcgggagctgccatgcacggcgctaaccagtcccatcaggagcaagggtgaagtgtcttgctcaaggacacaacggacgtgactaggatggtagaaggtggggattgaaccccagtaaccctcagattgctggcacggccactctcccaacttcgccacgccgtccccttattATCTACATTTTAACCTATATTGGCAATATGAGCAGGTGaatgggtaaagtgccttgccctgCAAAaatacaacggcagtgacgaggatggcggaagcggggatcgagccTGTAAATTTATTTCGGTGCCAGTGTACCGCAACCACTGGCTGCTGCAACGTTCCGCCTGACTGGCCAATCTATTGCTTGAGTCACAGGAACACTTTGTGACAGTTATAGGTGGCAAAATGATCGCCGAGAatgtcctcacaaatattaatatgaaataagaagcattaaatgcattggcaAAAAGGTTAATTTTGTGTGCTTGCCTCaatctttttttacattgttgcAAAGACcggcagaaacagtgtggagaggaAAAATGCGCAAAAAATGGTAATTCTACTGGTTAACAAAGAATGTGCGtgatagacagatagacagatagacagatagacagatggatagatagatagatagatagatagat of Entelurus aequoreus isolate RoL-2023_Sb linkage group LG09, RoL_Eaeq_v1.1, whole genome shotgun sequence contains these proteins:
- the LOC133657846 gene encoding glycine N-acyltransferase-like protein 3; amino-acid sequence: MKILQKEEVLIAERVLLKYLPRSFQVYGFLYAFNRNKPSNVQFVVDQWPDFQAIMTRPDREQELTFVPETTIYCTDEQVLKKMLTEEDIIDWSTYIPVGCNVSFTSMLKEVSTNRQVSYRRLAATHSIYLPDSTFLLKPTFGSEVESKISSLNLTHVDLVNRTWKYGGDERGCNLIMFLISNFPSYCITDDQGQPVSWVLVYDYLAIGVLYTLPKYRQKGYATVLVHAMARRLLADGYPVFCQIEEENIKSQKLFKNLGFTEDPSYRDVWFEYNI